Within the Trueperaceae bacterium genome, the region GCCGACGAGCAGCAACAGCAGCGTGAGCAGGGATAGATGGCGAAGCCGAGCGGCACTCGGCGATATCGGTCGTTGCGGCGACAGGATGTTCAACGTTTTGCCCCCCGGCTTGACGCCTCCTTCAGTCTGGGACACGACCGGGAGCGAGGACCCGGCATCGGTCACGCCGCGGTTGCTGCTCCTGCGCGGAAGTAGCGGCTGGAATCGTGGCTGTACCAGCGGAATCCGGCCGTGAGCCCCGTACCATGCGGGTCAGTACGGGGGAGGCCTAGTGGACCAGGAAACGCGACAGCAACGACGATTCGACCTGAGGTTCGCGCTCAGCTGGCTCGGCCTGATCCTCCTCGGCCTGGCGATCGTGGCACTCCTCTGGTACGGAGGCAAGGTGTTCCTGCTCGTGTTCGCGGGAATCCTGGTCGCGGTCGTGATCAGGGCGCCGACCGGCTTCCTCGTCAGGGTTACGGGGATGCCCGACAAACTCGCCTACGCGCTGGTCCTGCTTCTGCTTCTGGCGGTCCTTGTGGGCTTCGGCATGCTCGTGGGTCCGAAGGTGCTCAACCAGGCCGGCCAGTTCAGTGAAAGGGTCCCCACGATCGTCGATAACGCTCGCGACTACCTCGAGTCACGCTCCTGGGGTCGCTGGATAGTCGATCAGCTGGGGCTCGCCGGGGGCGGAGGAGACGCCGGTGGGCAAGCTGCCGGGGGCGGCCAGGAACTCGGTGCGGCCGCCGGTGCGCCGGATCGTGGTGCTGCAGATGCGGGTGCGGCGGACGCGGGTGCGGCGGATGGGGGCGCGGCGGACGCGGGCGCGGCGGCCGAGCGGGCCCTGCCCCCGAGCCAACCGGGCGCCAACGGTGGACCCGGCGCCGGTGCCGGTGCCGGGCAAGGCGGCCAGGAGCAGGCTGCCGCTGCTCAGCCGCAAGCTGGCGGGCCGGCGGGTGGCGACAACGGCGGGGGCATGGCGGTGGCCAGCGTGGCCTCCAGGGTCACCGGGATAACCAGTGCGATCATGACCACCCTCGCCCACCTCGCACTGGTCGTGGTCCTCGGCCTTTTCCTCGCGGTGAATCCGGGCCTCTACCGACGCGGCCTGGTGAGGCTCTTCCCTGCGGAAGCGCAGCAACGGGCCGGTGAAGTGGTGGACGAGCTGGGCCGTACCCTCACGTACTGGTTGATGGGTCAGCTCGCGCTCATGTTCATCACCGGCCTGTTGACCGGAATCGGCCTGCTGATCCTCGGCATCCCGCTGGCCCTCGCGCTGGCCTTCTTCGTATTCCTGATGGAGTTCATCCCGTTCGTGGGACCGATAATCGGTTTCATCCCGATCCTCATCATGGCGGCTACGAAGGGCGGCTCGACGGTCCTGTGGGCGCTCGTGCTCTACCTGGCCGTTCAGCAGATCGAAGGCAATATCCTCACGCCGCTCATCCAGCAGAGGGCGGTCGCGCTACCGCCGGCGCTCACGGTCTCGGCGGTATTCCTGGGCGGCGCCCTGTTCGGACCGATCGGCGTCATCCTGGCGACACCGCTGATCGCGGTGGTCTACGTGCTCGTCAAGATGCTCTACGTCCACGACTCCCTCGGCCAACGAGTCGATGTGCCGGGCAAGACCGAAGCGGTCTAGGCAAAGGCCTTAGGCCCTTCGGCGGCAACGAGACCGTCATCGGCGGCCGTGGGTCGGGTCAGCGGCCCTGTACGCCGCCGACACCGCGGCCTTTTCGCCTGCGGCTCAGGAGGCGTACGCCGAACACGATGAGCGCGAGCACGGCCACTCCAGCGAGCACCGGGGCGATGAACGACAGGACCGTCAGCAGAACCGCGCTCACCCACTCGCCCGTGGCGACTATCGGGTTCCCCAGGCCGGCCGTCGTTCCTGTCGAGGTGGCTCGGGTAAGGGAGGTGAACATCTGGACGGTGCCGGCTGCGCCCCCGCCCACGATCGCCGCGGCGGTCCAGTCGAGCCAGGGAGCCACGTCGGGGAAAACGGTTCCGGCAACCAGGGTGCCTGCCACCAGGGCAGCGGGAGTAGCGACGGCGTCGAGCAGGTTATCGACGAACGGCACGTAGAAGGCGATCAGCTCGGCGAAGGTTGCCACCCCGAGGAGGGCCAGCGCAGTAGGATTCTCCAGCCAGCCGGCCTCACCCGGCAGGTCGATCCAGCCGAGCTGGTGGCCAAGCGCCATCATGAGCGGCGGAACGAACACCCGGAAACCGGTGGCGGCCGCCAGGCCGATGCCCAGCAGGATGAGCGCGATCGGCTCCATCGCTACAGGCAGCTCACCATTCCACCGTCCACGATCACCGAACTCCCGGTCATGTAGGAAGCGGCATCTGACAGTAGGAAGGCGGCGACTCTGCCGAACTCCTCGGGCCGACCCAGCCTGCCCAGCGGAATCGCAGCCAGCGACGCTTTCTTGACCTCGTCCAACGGCTTCCCTTCGTTCTCGGCGCGAGCCCTATCGAGCTGCATTATCCGCTCCGTCTCGACCCGGCCGGGTGAGAGGAGGTTGACGCGGATGCCTTCGCCAGCGAGTTCGACCGACAGCGACTTGCAGAGTCCGTGCACCGCGGGCCTGAACACGTTCGACAGCAGCAGGTTGGGTATCGGGCTCTTGACGCTGGATGACCCCAGCGCCAGGATCGAACCGCCGCCCGCCTGACGCATGTGGGGCACGGCCAGGCGGACACTGCGGACGACGCTCTGGAGGGTCAGCTGGTAGGCCCTGTCCCACTCCTCCTCGCCCAGCCTGGCGAAGCCGCCGGGTGGCGGACCGCCGGCGTTGCACACCATGATGTCGAGCCCGCCGAGGGCCGAAACGGCGCTCCCGAACAGTTCCTCGAGGGAGCCCGCGTCGCTCACGTCGGCAGCGTACGAGTGGACCTCGGCCCCGGTGTCGTCGCCGATCTTCCCGGCTGCTGCGGCCGCCCGACCTTCGTCTCGAGAGCAGATCGCCAGTTTGGCGCCCTCTTGGGCGAGGGCTCGGGCAGTTGCGAAACCGAGCCCGCCACTGGCTGCGGTGACGAGCGCCCGCTTCCCTTCCAATCCCAGGTTCACGCGGCCACCGACAGCGACCCGCTCAGGCCGCAATAGTCGATCACGTTGTCGAGTTCGGCCCTGAGCGAGTCGTCGATCTGGGTTCCTGGATGACGGACGAACGCCGAGGCGATCGCTCCGCGCCTCCGGTAGATCTCCTTGCGAAGCGCCAGGCCGATACCCGGCTGGAACTCCCAGCGGAGCAGGGGGCAGGCATCGTAGAAGAGGCGCCTGCACTCCACCCTGTTCCCCTGCACGTAAGCGCGGAAGATCGAGGCAAGCAGCTCGGGGAACGAGAAGCCGGTCATCATGCCGTCGCTGCCGCGCTCGAGCTCCTCGAGGAAGAACATCCCGCCCAACCCGCCCACTATCGAGATGGGGGAGCCAAGCTTCCTGATGGCAGACACCTTCGGCCCCGACGGAAGCTCTTCCAGTTTGATCACCTCGACCTCGGCTACCTCCTGATGCAGGCGGGCCACCAGTTCGGGGGACATCGTTATTCCGGTCGCCGCCGGGTAATCGTGAAGGATCAAGGGTCGCTCGGCGGCGGCGCCAACACGTCGGTAGTACTCGAGTATGACGGCGTCGTTCTGCACCGGAGGTGGGGCGACCAGCAGGCCGGCGGCGCCAAGTTCGATAGCGCGGCGGCTCTTGCGTATCGCCAGCTCGGTGCCGGCGGCCCCGCTGCCGGCGAAGACCGGGATGCGCCCGGCCGCTGCCGCCACCGTCGTTCGGATCACTTGCGCCTGCTCCTCTTCGCCCAGTTTGGGGGCTTCGCCCATCACTCCCAACACCACGACTCCATCGACGCCGAGGCCCACGAGGAAGTCGGTCAGACGTTCGAGGCTGGGGAGGTCCAACTCCCCGTCGTCCCTGAACGGGGTGGGCATTATCGTGTATACGCCTGTGAAGCGGGTCATCCTCTCATGTCCTCTCCTCGAGCAGTTCCAGCTTCGGTCCGCCGCGCGCTCGCTGTGCCGGCGGACGGTTCCCATCACCCGCCCAGACTACCGCGGCGGGGGCCCCCGAAGGGGCCAGGAGCGGCTTGCTGCACGCGATCGAGTACACCCTGGACTACTGTGACGTGGTATTCTCTATGTTCGGACCGTTGGATTCCCCAACCGGTCCGGAAGTGTCGTGCCTTTACGACGTGCACGTAGTCGCCGGGCCTCTGCCCGGTGAAGGAGGACGGATGGCGAAGACCAAGGTGAAGGAGGCGACCGCGACGGAAGCGCCGGCGGTGCCGGCCTGGCTGTCGGCGGAACCGATCGTCGGGCTGGTCCAACACGGTCAGGAGGCTGGATCGCTCGACACCGAGGAGATCAGCGCCGCCTTCAACAAGACCATCGAGGCCGTCGGAGCCGACAGCGAAGAGCTGAACTTCGAAGACCTCATGGAACACCTCGAATCCAAGGGGATCGCCATCTCGGACCTGGCCGAGGACGAAGTCATCGAGGACGACCTCGACGAGGAGCTCGGTGACGACGAGGAGAGCGAAGACATCGACCGGGAGGAGCTCGAGGCGCGGGCCGAGGCGATGGCCGACTCGCGTGTCAAGACGAACGATCCGGTCCGCCAGTACCTCCAGGAGATCGGTCGGGTCAAGCTCCTCACCCTGGAAGAGGAGATCAGCCTCGCCCGCCGCATCGAGGAGGGTGAAGAGGCACGCCGCCGGCTCGACGAGGAGGCCTCTGCCCTGAGCGATCGTGAGCAGCGCCAGCTGCGGCGGATCGTGGAGGATGGCGACCTCGCCAGGCAGCATCTCATCGAGGCGAACCTGAGGCTGGTCGTATCGATCGCCAAGAAGTACAACGGCCGTGGCATGAGCTTCCTCGACCTCATCCAGGAGGGGAACCAGGGTCTCATACGTGCGGTCGAGAAGTTCGAGTACCGCCGCCGCTACAAGTTCTCCACCTACGCGACCTGGTGGATCAGGCAGGCTATCAACCGCGCCATCGCCGACCAGTCGCGCACCATCCGCATCCCTGTGCACATGGTCGAGACGATCAACAAGCTCACCCGCGCTTCCAGGCGTCTGCAGCAGGAGCTCTCCCGCGAACCGACCTACGAGGAGATCGCCGACGCCATGGGGCCCGAGTGGAACGCCGAGAAGGTCGAGGAGGCGTTCAAGCTCACCCGCGAGCCGTTCTCGCTGGAGACACCGATCGGCGACGAGGAGGATTCCTTCTACGGCGACTTCATCCCGGACGAGAACGTCGAGTCGCCGGTCGATCAGGCTTCGAAGATCATCCTCTCGGAGGAACTCGACGAGGCTCTGGGCAAGCTGAACGAGCGTGAAGCGATGGTGCTCAAGCTGCGCAAGGGTCTGGTCGACGGCCGCGAGCACACTCTGGAGGAGGTGGGCAGCCACTTCGGAGTGACCCGCGAGCGGATCCGTCAGATCGAGAACAAGGCGCTGCGCAAGCTCAAGTACCACGAGAGCAGGACCCGCAAGCTGCGCGACTTCCTCGAGTAGTCCCCGCCCGGTGAGCCGCCCCCTTCGGATCGTCTCCGCCCTGCTGCTCCTGGCGGCGCTGGGTTACGCGGTGCTGTCGCTCATCGCCCGGCCCCGTCCTGCGAC harbors:
- a CDS encoding AI-2E family transporter, whose amino-acid sequence is MDQETRQQRRFDLRFALSWLGLILLGLAIVALLWYGGKVFLLVFAGILVAVVIRAPTGFLVRVTGMPDKLAYALVLLLLLAVLVGFGMLVGPKVLNQAGQFSERVPTIVDNARDYLESRSWGRWIVDQLGLAGGGGDAGGQAAGGGQELGAAAGAPDRGAADAGAADAGAADGGAADAGAAAERALPPSQPGANGGPGAGAGAGQGGQEQAAAAQPQAGGPAGGDNGGGMAVASVASRVTGITSAIMTTLAHLALVVVLGLFLAVNPGLYRRGLVRLFPAEAQQRAGEVVDELGRTLTYWLMGQLALMFITGLLTGIGLLILGIPLALALAFFVFLMEFIPFVGPIIGFIPILIMAATKGGSTVLWALVLYLAVQQIEGNILTPLIQQRAVALPPALTVSAVFLGGALFGPIGVILATPLIAVVYVLVKMLYVHDSLGQRVDVPGKTEAV
- a CDS encoding DUF4126 domain-containing protein, with the translated sequence MEPIALILLGIGLAAATGFRVFVPPLMMALGHQLGWIDLPGEAGWLENPTALALLGVATFAELIAFYVPFVDNLLDAVATPAALVAGTLVAGTVFPDVAPWLDWTAAAIVGGGAAGTVQMFTSLTRATSTGTTAGLGNPIVATGEWVSAVLLTVLSFIAPVLAGVAVLALIVFGVRLLSRRRKGRGVGGVQGR
- a CDS encoding SDR family oxidoreductase, whose amino-acid sequence is MNLGLEGKRALVTAASGGLGFATARALAQEGAKLAICSRDEGRAAAAAGKIGDDTGAEVHSYAADVSDAGSLEELFGSAVSALGGLDIMVCNAGGPPPGGFARLGEEEWDRAYQLTLQSVVRSVRLAVPHMRQAGGGSILALGSSSVKSPIPNLLLSNVFRPAVHGLCKSLSVELAGEGIRVNLLSPGRVETERIMQLDRARAENEGKPLDEVKKASLAAIPLGRLGRPEEFGRVAAFLLSDAASYMTGSSVIVDGGMVSCL
- a CDS encoding dihydrodipicolinate synthase family protein, coding for MTRFTGVYTIMPTPFRDDGELDLPSLERLTDFLVGLGVDGVVVLGVMGEAPKLGEEEQAQVIRTTVAAAAGRIPVFAGSGAAGTELAIRKSRRAIELGAAGLLVAPPPVQNDAVILEYYRRVGAAAERPLILHDYPAATGITMSPELVARLHQEVAEVEVIKLEELPSGPKVSAIRKLGSPISIVGGLGGMFFLEELERGSDGMMTGFSFPELLASIFRAYVQGNRVECRRLFYDACPLLRWEFQPGIGLALRKEIYRRRGAIASAFVRHPGTQIDDSLRAELDNVIDYCGLSGSLSVAA
- the rpoD gene encoding RNA polymerase sigma factor RpoD, which produces MAKTKVKEATATEAPAVPAWLSAEPIVGLVQHGQEAGSLDTEEISAAFNKTIEAVGADSEELNFEDLMEHLESKGIAISDLAEDEVIEDDLDEELGDDEESEDIDREELEARAEAMADSRVKTNDPVRQYLQEIGRVKLLTLEEEISLARRIEEGEEARRRLDEEASALSDREQRQLRRIVEDGDLARQHLIEANLRLVVSIAKKYNGRGMSFLDLIQEGNQGLIRAVEKFEYRRRYKFSTYATWWIRQAINRAIADQSRTIRIPVHMVETINKLTRASRRLQQELSREPTYEEIADAMGPEWNAEKVEEAFKLTREPFSLETPIGDEEDSFYGDFIPDENVESPVDQASKIILSEELDEALGKLNEREAMVLKLRKGLVDGREHTLEEVGSHFGVTRERIRQIENKALRKLKYHESRTRKLRDFLE